AAGGCCTATGTCAGCTTCAAGGGACGGCTCTGGAAAGTCCCGCAAGCCTTCCGTGGTGAGAGGCTCGCCATTCGCCAGCTCAGTGCTGACGGAAAGTTCGGGATATTCTTTGCCGCCCACCAGGTCGAAACGATCGATTTACGTAACCCCAAAAGTGTCAACCATGTCCCCGAACAGGTGTAAGCTATGTGTCCGGGCTGAACACTGCGCTCGCAATGACGCGATTGTTGAAGCCGCTCGCTACACTCTCGCTGCCATCGTTTAATCCGCGAGCTGAAACCGCTCGAAGCGATCGAGTTCGTCCTCGATTTTCTGTTTCAGCACCTTGCGGCCGGCGGTCTTCCGGCCATTCCCGACCCAGGTCCATTTCTGCATCAAGAGCTTCTTGTTCTGGCGGTCGGTCTTGAGGTCGAGCGCGGCGACGATCTCGTCGCCGACCAGCACGGGAAGCGCGAAATAGCCGAACTTGCGCTTTGGCTTCGGCACGTAGGCTTCGAACAGATGGTTGTAGCCGAAGAAGAGATTGGTGCGCTTGCGCTGGATGATCAGGGGATCGAACGGCGAGAGTATGTGGACGAGATCCGGCGAAATCCCCTCGCCATTCGCCTCGAGGGAGGCCGGCGCCGTCCAATGCTCCTGCTTGCCGGCGCCTTGAAGCGCGACTGAGACGAGCTCGCCGCGGCGGACGCGCGCCGCGATCAGGCGCGCCACTGCCTTCTTGCTCGGCGCGTCGAGATGGCACACCGAATCCAGGCTGACGACGCCTTGGGAGCGCAGGGCCCGGTCGAGCAGATAAGCGGTGATGTCCTTTGTCGAGGCCGGCTTCGGCAGCTTGTCCCAGCCGAAATGGCGCGTCATCAGCTCATAGGTCTTGAGCATGCCCTGGCGCTCGCTGATGGTGACGACGCCGGTATAGAAGGCGAGCTGCAATGCCCGCTTCGAGGGCTTGCGGCTCTGCCACAGGTGCTCCTTCTCGGTGAGCACATCATCCTCGATGTCGCGGATCGTCAGGGGACCGGCGCGCACCAGCCGCATCACCTTGCGCATGTCGGCCGGCGTCACCGAGGCGTACCATTTGTGCCCGTCGCGGCGATGCTCCCGCATCGCGGGCAGAAAGAAGCGGAAGTCGTTCGTCGGCACGTAGGACAGCGCATGCGTCCAGTATTCGAACACGCTCTTGTCGACACTCTGGGCAAGGCGCAGATCGGCGCGGCGGTAGGACGGGATGCGGCTGTAGAGGATATGATGATGGCAGCGCTCGATCACGTTGATCGTGTCGATCTGCACGTAGCCGAGATGGGCCGTCGCGTCGGCGACGGCGCGGGCGCCCTCCCCGAACGGCGCACGCGCATCGAGCCGCTGGGCACGCAGCCACATCTGCCGGGCCTGTGTGGTGCTGAGCGGAAACGGTTTGGGCGTGCGGGACATTGCAAAGGCAATGTAGCGGGATTCGCGCCCAGCGAAAGATGAGGACGGGTGTCAGCGGCCGTCCTTCGGCGTCCTGGACCGATCGCCGAGGCTGCCCGTGGCGATGTCGGGCTCGCAGGAGGCCCTGCCCCGTTCCGCCGCCTGGCAACGGTAGACGCTGCCGGTGAGACGGTCGACCAGCCACATGTTCTCGTCGG
The DNA window shown above is from Bradyrhizobium sp. CB1650 and carries:
- a CDS encoding crosslink repair DNA glycosylase YcaQ family protein gives rise to the protein MSRTPKPFPLSTTQARQMWLRAQRLDARAPFGEGARAVADATAHLGYVQIDTINVIERCHHHILYSRIPSYRRADLRLAQSVDKSVFEYWTHALSYVPTNDFRFFLPAMREHRRDGHKWYASVTPADMRKVMRLVRAGPLTIRDIEDDVLTEKEHLWQSRKPSKRALQLAFYTGVVTISERQGMLKTYELMTRHFGWDKLPKPASTKDITAYLLDRALRSQGVVSLDSVCHLDAPSKKAVARLIAARVRRGELVSVALQGAGKQEHWTAPASLEANGEGISPDLVHILSPFDPLIIQRKRTNLFFGYNHLFEAYVPKPKRKFGYFALPVLVGDEIVAALDLKTDRQNKKLLMQKWTWVGNGRKTAGRKVLKQKIEDELDRFERFQLAD